The DNA region TGTTGTTTCAGAATTACTTGACCCAGAAAAGATTCTTATAAAGTAAGTGTTTCCTACTACTAACTGAGGTGTTATACTTGATAATAAAGCGAATCCGGAAGTACAATCAATTTCTACAAGCGCATCACAAGCACCTTCATATAAAGCAAAGTCAATATCTCCTGTATTACTTCCTTGTACATTTGCTAAAGAAATTAAATGAAAATCTGATGTTGCAGTAAATTGATACCAAACATCATCATCTGGATCTCCTCCACAAGAAGGGTTAGGAACACCAGAACTAGTCGCTTCTAATAATGTACCAGGAGTACTTACTTCACATAAGAAAGCATCATTTACTACTGCTGTTGTAGCATCACATGGGTTATCATTATCTGGAGGACAACCTGCTAAAGAAATAGCTTGACTTGTAATAACACAGTTTCCATCTTGTTCGTTAGAAATTGTGAATATTATATCTGTATTAAAAGGATAAGGTCCAAATAAAGGAGTTACTGAACCTGTTGTTGAAACACTTACAGGTGAGTTTCCTTGATTATCTTGAACTGATAATGATGTAGCATCACCTAAAGAAGTTATGTTAACATCTACTAAAAATTGATCTCCATTTGCACAATCATCAACAATTGCAAAAGTAGCTGTAGGATTTATACAAGTTGCACAACTTACAGTAACATCTATAGATGTATAACCATTACCTTGACAATTTACACTTCCATCTGATTGAACTTGAAAAGAAATTGAAGATCCTGTAGATTGATAAGTTATACCACTTACATCACCATTGTTTCCATAAGGTGTTGCAGCGTTTAAGTCTGTTATTCCATCTGAGTCTAATACGATTAATTCATCCCAATTCTGTTCTACTTGACCTGCATTAAATGTAATATTTAAAGGCGTTGTACCGTCAGAACTAGTAAATGTAAAGACATTTGTATCATTATTTTCGTAACAATAAACAAGGTTTTGTGGTCCTCCATTTGTACAATCTAAAACAAAGTTTGTTTGTGCTGTAGTAGAAAAACTAATTGGTCCAGCCCAAACACTTGTGTTTGCTCCACAAATGGCTTGTACATAAACTTCATAGTCTGTTAGTGGTGATAAACCGGATTCTGTTAGAGTTGTTGTTCCAACTGTTGTTCCTGATGTTGGCACACCAGTTCCTGCAGGTTGTACAACGTAATTCCACTGTGATTCTGATCCACTTGGTGTCCAAGAAATATCTGCAGAATCATGTGTAATTCCTGCTATTGTAATATTACTTGGTGCAACACAAAAGTTACCACAAGTTTCAACTCGTACTTGATCTATAGACATGTCTCCTTCCCAAGTAGCTCCAGTACCAACATAGCTAAATTCTATATATATTACCTGACCTAAATAAGCATCTAAGTTAATTCCAATTGGAACCCAAGGATCTGAAGCAGAAGTTTGATATTCTCCAATCCAAGTATATTCTGTAGTAAATGGTCCAGTTGCTGATGTACTAACACCAACATTTAAAGTTCCCATATCTACACCATAAGCATGCATGTAAAAAGATAATTCTGCACCATCTACAGCTGTAGATAAATCTATAGCAGGAGTAATAGCAGACGCAACATTTGTGGTGTTACCAGAAGCTTCATATTCTAAATGTGTACCAGCATTTCCATCCCAAGTCACATCTGGTCCTGTACCAGTTGAGTTACTTGAAGGAATTGTAATATCCCAATTTCCGTTAGAATCTGCAAAGGTAGTTCCTGTCCATCCAGTTGGAACGTAGTTAGTATCATTACCAAAATCTTCTGTAAAGATAAACGTAGAAGATCCACTAGAACAAGTGACACCAACTGGTGCTGGTGGCGGTACATTAAATGTTGTAAAATTAACAGGCCCAACCCAATTACTGTAACCATTTGCGTTACAATTAGCTCTTACATATACCTCATAGGCTGTACTAGGTGTAAGACCAGAAGCTGGATAAGGATTATTATTAGAAGTTACAGTACCATCTGTAGTTGGTAAACCAGTTCCAGCTGGTTGCACCCAAATTTGCCAATCAGATTCTGATCCTCCTAAAGACCAAAATATATCTGCAGTACTATCTCCTGTTGTAGTCGCGGTAAGGTTTAATGGTTCTGGACATGTAACGTCAAAAATTGACACATCATCAAAAGCAAAACCTTCGTCTTGTACAGATCCATCAGATCCAAAAGCTATTCTAAATTGCACACTAGATTGACCTGCTAAACCTACTAATGCATGTCTAGCTGTAACCCATCCGTTAGAACCAGAACCATTTCTTCCTGTCCAACCTTCTTGTTGTCCTCCAGGATTACCATTAATGGTTCCGTCTGTATACCAATTATTAGGATCGCCAACTGCTCCTACATTTTGCCAAGTAGCTCCTCCATCTATTGATGATTGTAAAACAGTACCGTCCCAACTAAACTCTGATTCCCACCAAACGCTAAATTCTATACTTGGGTTAGTTAATGAAGTTAAATCAAATATAGGACTATTTACAAATGAGCTCTCGCCATTGTTGTAATTACCTGTTAAATTAGTAACCCAAGAATTTGCTCCAGAAGCAGCACTATTTATTACTGCCGAAGCTGGTGTACCCAATGCCCAAGTTCCGGAATTTGTATTGTCTGCAGTCCATCCGCCATCTCCAGATTCAAAATCTTCAGAATAGGGATAACTAGTAATTTGAGACAATGCTTGATAACCTGTAAATAAGGCTATTAAGCACATGAGAAGAGTAGTTTTTTTCATTTTATATTTTGAGATGTTTAGTTTTTGTTACATCTAAGCTATGAAAAAAACAAACTACATGTTATTTGTTATTGTTAATATAGACTAAATACACTTATTTATCGGTAAAATACTTCATGCGAATATTTACTTAGTGATAACCGATTAAGGAGCAGGATTTGGTATAACCGAATGAATTTGGTTTATTTTTTCTAATATAGAATCTGATAGATTTACTTCAATACTTTTAATATTTTCTTTAAGCTGCTCTAAATTTGTTGCTCCTATAATATTACTTGTTACAAATGGTCTTTGATTAACAAATGCTAAAGACATTTGAGCTAAAGTTAAATTATTTTCTTCTGCTAATTCTAAATACTTTTTAGTGGCAATAGTGGAATTTTCACTACTATATCTTGCAAATCTTGGAAACAATTTTAATCTAGAATTTTCTTCAGCTATTCCTTTTATATATTTACCAGACAACACGCCAAACGCCATAGGCGAATAAGCTAATAATCCTATATTTTCTCTTATTGAAACCTCAGCCATATCACCTTCAAAAACTCTGTTTATTAATGAGTATGCATTTTGGATAGTTATTGGTCTTATTAAATTATGTTTTTTAGACTCTTCTAGATAACGCATTGTTCCCCATGCTTTTTCATTAGAAAGTCCTGCAAATCGGATTTTACCTTCTTTTTTAACAGCTTCTAACTGCTCTAAAACGTCTTTAAAATTATCTTCCCATTGGTCGTTAGGATTATGATTATAATCTCTTACTCCAAAAGTATTGGTTTGACGTTCTGGCCAATGTAATTGAAATACATCAATATAATCTGTTTTCAGTCTATTTAATTCTTTTTCTACTGCATCTTTAATTGATCCTTTTTGAAATCCTGATGTACGTATGTGCGCTGTATAATCTCCTGGTCCAGCTATCTTAGATGCGATAACAACTTTTTCTCTATGTCCAGTTTTTTTAAGCCACGTTCCTATTATTTTACTAGTTCTTCCTTGTGTTTCGGCAGTTGCTGGAACTGGATACAACTCTGCTGTATCTATAAAATTTACGCCTTGTTCTAACGCATAATCTAATTGAGCATGTCCTTCGGCTTCTGTGTTTTGATTTCCCCAAGTCATCGTACCTAGGCAAATTTTACTCACTTTTATATCTGTATTTGGTAAAGTTGTGTATTTCATTTTTGATTGTTTACTTTTTAACAAATATAAAAAGACCTTTAATTAATTGTTTTAACTAAAGGTCTAAATGTTTGTTAAGATATTTTTATTGAAAGTTGGCTGAAAATTTTAGTTCTATTTTTTATGAAGAACCCTTTGCTTCAACCTGTACTTCGACTGCGCTCTGTATGGTACGTTAGGGATTATTCGTTATTATTTATTTCAAATTAAAGTACTCATGATTACTTCGTAGTTAAGCAATTGTTGGAGCACATCTTTGATTGTGACTTGCGAAAGCACGACACTTGTGGTAACGCCTTAATTATTTAGCAACTCTGTAATTTTGTCTAATTTTGGTGTTAAAATAACCTCTATACGACGGTTTTTGGCTTTTCCTTCAGCTGTATCGTTACTTGCTACAGGAGCATACTCGCCACGACCTGCTGCTGTTAAACTTTCTGGATTGATGTTTTTATTTTCTTGAAGTATATTTACTATTGCTGTTGCACGTTTGGTTGATAAATCCCAGTTGTCTTTTACGTTTCCGTTACCAGAAAATGGATCGTTATCTGTGTGACCTTCTATTAATACTGAAATCTCTGGATTATCTGCTAATACAGCTCCTAACTGTTTAACTGCTTGTTTACCTTGTGTTCCTACTGCCCAACTACCTGATTGAAATAATAGTTTATTTTCCATAGACACGTAAACTTTTCCGTTGCGTTTTTCTACGGTTAATCCCTTACCTTCAAAATCTACTAATGCTTTTGAAATAGCATCTTTTAAGGCATTCATCTCTGCTTCTTTTGCCGAAATTATTGCTTCAAGATCTGCTACACGTTGCGATCTAGCTTCTAGCTCTTGCTTTAACTGTTCTAGTCTAGCGTTTTCTGTTGCTAATGCTTGCTCTTTAGATTCTAATTGCGCTAATAATTCTCTGTTTTTTTTGGTGTTTGCTGCAATTGCAGAACTACTATTTGCTTCTAAAGCGTCATAGGATTCTTTTAATGCATCGTAATTTTTAGATAATGCCTTATATTCTGCTTCCCATAGTTTTTTGTTTGCATCTGCATCTAGATAGTCGTCTTCGGTTTCTTTTAACTTATTTTTAGCTTGATTTAATGCTAATTGAAGTTCTTTATTTTCTTCTTTTAAGGCTTTATTTTCTTTTTTTAAACCTGCATATTTACTTTCTAGTTCTTTGTACACTTTTGGCGATACGCAACTTGATAATACAAAAACTGAAAGCATTAAAGTTAAAAAGGTGTTTTTCATTTTTTATTTATTTGGGATTGTTGTTTATTAGTTTTCTAGTTCTAGCAAAATTGGACAGTGATCACTATGCTTTGCTTCTTGTAATATAACTGCTCTTTTTATTTTTTGTTGTAATGGCTCGCTAACCATTGCGTAATCTAAACGCCAACCTTTGTTATTTGCTCTTGCATTGGCGCGATAGCTCCACCAAGAGTATTCTTGTTTTTCGGGATGAAGATATCTAAAAGAATCTATAAATCCGCTATCAATAAAGCTTGATAACCATTCGCGCTCTTCGGGTAAAAATCCAGAAACGCCTTTCATTTTTGGGTTATGAATATCTATTTCTTCATGACAAATATTGTAATCACCACAAACTACAAGGTTTGGTCGTTCTTGGCGTAATTCATTTAAATATTGATGTATCATGTCCATATATTCAAATTTATGAGACAATCTTGCATCGTTTGTTCCTGATGGTAAATACATGCTCATTACTGATAATGGACCAAAATCTACACGTATGTTTCGACCTTCAAAATCCATAGATTCTATTCCTGTACCAAATTCTATATGATCTGGTTCAGTTTTACATAAAACTGCTACACCGCTATACCCTTTTTTTTGTGCGCTAAACCAATAATTATAATGGTAACCAGCATCTTTAAACAAGTCTAAATCCAGCTGTTCTTCCATTGCTTTTATCTCTTGTAAACACAAAATATCTGGATTTGCACTTTTTAACCAATCTATAAATCCTTTGTTAATTGCGGCTCTAATTCCGTTAACGTTGTACGAGATAATTTTCATCTTAATTATTAATTTCTGCTAAAATAAATAATGCTTTACTTTTACAAGATGAAATACGGCATTTTTAAACAAAACATATTAACAAAATAAACCGTAAATTATACTGTTATTGTTTTAGATGAAATTTATACTTTGCTTTTTATTTAGTTTATCCTTTTTGTTTTGCTACAGTCAAAATCAAAACGACTTATTGGTTACTAGAACCTATAAAACAAAAGACACTATAACTATAGACAGCGTAAGTATTAATGCTAATTTTTTTGAATTAAAAACTAAAAATAATCAAACTATAGATTCTACATATTACAGAGTAAATTTTGCTACCTCAACGCTACAGTTTTTAAAACCTATTGAAGAAGATTCTGTAATAATAAGCTACCAAAAATACCCGGATTTTATTACCAAAACCTACAAGCAGTTTGACACTAATATTATTGTAGAAAATAGCGAAGGTGCTAATAAATTAATCCAACTTTCTAAGCCAAACATCACTAACACTTTTACGCCTTTTGATGGGTTAACAACTACTGGAAGTATTAGTCGTGGCGTAACTATTGGAAACAACCAAAACTCGGTTTTAAATAGCGAATTGGATCTACAAATTATTGGAAAATTAAATGACAAAGTGTCTTTAAGAGCTAGTATACAAGATGCTAATATTCCGTTACAAGAAAGCGGTTATTCACAGCGTTTAGACGAGTTTGACCAAGTGTTTTTAGAGCTTTTTAGTGACCAATGGTCTATTCGTGCTGGAGATATAGACTTACAAAATGACAATTCTTATTTTGCTAATTTTTCTAAGCGCGTACAAGGATTACAAGTTAAGGCTAATTTAGGAAGCGACTCTAATCCAACCAACGTTTTTGCATCTGGCGCATTAGTACGTGGGCAATTTACCAACTATCAATTTACAGCACAAGAAGGTAATCAAGGCCCTTATAAATTACAAGGTCCAAGTGGCGAATTATTTGTACTTATTGTTTCTGGAAGTGAAACTGTTTACGTTAATGGAATTGCTTTAAAAAGAGGCGAAAACGAAGATTATATTATAGATTACAATGCTGGTGAGATTATCTTTAATCCTACTTTTCCTGTCACTTCAGAAATGCGAATTAGTATTGATTTTCAATATTCTGAACGAAATTATTCAAGAATTGTAGCTTTTGCAGGCGGAAATCACTCTGGCGAAAAACTTACAATTGGCGCTTCTGTCTATTCTGAAAATGATGCTAAAAACAATCCTTTACAACAAAATTTATCTGAAGATCAAGTTACCATTTTATCTCAAGCTGGAGATGACCCATTGCTA from Mesoflavibacter profundi includes:
- a CDS encoding exodeoxyribonuclease III, whose product is MKIISYNVNGIRAAINKGFIDWLKSANPDILCLQEIKAMEEQLDLDLFKDAGYHYNYWFSAQKKGYSGVAVLCKTEPDHIEFGTGIESMDFEGRNIRVDFGPLSVMSMYLPSGTNDARLSHKFEYMDMIHQYLNELRQERPNLVVCGDYNICHEEIDIHNPKMKGVSGFLPEEREWLSSFIDSGFIDSFRYLHPEKQEYSWWSYRANARANNKGWRLDYAMVSEPLQQKIKRAVILQEAKHSDHCPILLELEN
- a CDS encoding T9SS type B sorting domain-containing protein produces the protein MKKTTLLMCLIALFTGYQALSQITSYPYSEDFESGDGGWTADNTNSGTWALGTPASAVINSAASGANSWVTNLTGNYNNGESSFVNSPIFDLTSLTNPSIEFSVWWESEFSWDGTVLQSSIDGGATWQNVGAVGDPNNWYTDGTINGNPGGQQEGWTGRNGSGSNGWVTARHALVGLAGQSSVQFRIAFGSDGSVQDEGFAFDDVSIFDVTCPEPLNLTATTTGDSTADIFWSLGGSESDWQIWVQPAGTGLPTTDGTVTSNNNPYPASGLTPSTAYEVYVRANCNANGYSNWVGPVNFTTFNVPPPAPVGVTCSSGSSTFIFTEDFGNDTNYVPTGWTGTTFADSNGNWDITIPSSNSTGTGPDVTWDGNAGTHLEYEASGNTTNVASAITPAIDLSTAVDGAELSFYMHAYGVDMGTLNVGVSTSATGPFTTEYTWIGEYQTSASDPWVPIGINLDAYLGQVIYIEFSYVGTGATWEGDMSIDQVRVETCGNFCVAPSNITIAGITHDSADISWTPSGSESQWNYVVQPAGTGVPTSGTTVGTTTLTESGLSPLTDYEVYVQAICGANTSVWAGPISFSTTAQTNFVLDCTNGGPQNLVYCYENNDTNVFTFTSSDGTTPLNITFNAGQVEQNWDELIVLDSDGITDLNAATPYGNNGDVSGITYQSTGSSISFQVQSDGSVNCQGNGYTSIDVTVSCATCINPTATFAIVDDCANGDQFLVDVNITSLGDATSLSVQDNQGNSPVSVSTTGSVTPLFGPYPFNTDIIFTISNEQDGNCVITSQAISLAGCPPDNDNPCDATTAVVNDAFLCEVSTPGTLLEATSSGVPNPSCGGDPDDDVWYQFTATSDFHLISLANVQGSNTGDIDFALYEGACDALVEIDCTSGFALLSSITPQLVVGNTYFIRIFSGSSNSETTTFDLCITPYEAPTNVTCDATENLCPGGDDLYTFNTVGVEPGLGQIDCLFTSPNPTFSVLEIGTSGTIEVQMVQNTAFDAAGNPIGDELDVDFALWGPYAPGDDYCSGGDYPSDPVTACSYSAAPVESFTINNAIAGEIYIVMITNFEKEPGVIQITQTNLDPNNPDPNAGTLSADIDVELSSVDVTFIDNDNDDTTPMVAEPCGLDSITIEADSPFADTFEWYINNIFQPNLTSSSITVSESGPVTVYAYDNQCMGVADATVIVNLYKDPIVNVVPPEEVSIVTCDDESGDGVEEFDFSTLSSIILDDVSQDPNDFVVTYHETLSDAQSGTNAITFPYSAVDGTVIYVRAEDVNAVGSGSGCASTNTSFTLTVLGALPEITDISDFIVCDDSLNDGYETFDLSTKDDEVLNGQDSSEFSVSYHVSELDAETNSNPITAPFTNTEVSSQTIYVRLENLTASDCYKTSSFEIIVNPLPETTFGDVVYEVCPNATVPITVTAIPDNYTSSEVSVVWYDQYDTVISGATSLDLDTVLTAGVYTIEVTFTDTGCSNTAEVLVEELESCVIPQGISPGLKDGKNDTFDLSSFDVQRLEIYNRYGTLVYSKDNYINEWHGQSNNGDELPVGTYYYIMKYQGSKQKAAWIYINR
- a CDS encoding OmpA family protein codes for the protein MKNTFLTLMLSVFVLSSCVSPKVYKELESKYAGLKKENKALKEENKELQLALNQAKNKLKETEDDYLDADANKKLWEAEYKALSKNYDALKESYDALEANSSSAIAANTKKNRELLAQLESKEQALATENARLEQLKQELEARSQRVADLEAIISAKEAEMNALKDAISKALVDFEGKGLTVEKRNGKVYVSMENKLLFQSGSWAVGTQGKQAVKQLGAVLADNPEISVLIEGHTDNDPFSGNGNVKDNWDLSTKRATAIVNILQENKNINPESLTAAGRGEYAPVASNDTAEGKAKNRRIEVILTPKLDKITELLNN
- a CDS encoding aldo/keto reductase gives rise to the protein MKYTTLPNTDIKVSKICLGTMTWGNQNTEAEGHAQLDYALEQGVNFIDTAELYPVPATAETQGRTSKIIGTWLKKTGHREKVVIASKIAGPGDYTAHIRTSGFQKGSIKDAVEKELNRLKTDYIDVFQLHWPERQTNTFGVRDYNHNPNDQWEDNFKDVLEQLEAVKKEGKIRFAGLSNEKAWGTMRYLEESKKHNLIRPITIQNAYSLINRVFEGDMAEVSIRENIGLLAYSPMAFGVLSGKYIKGIAEENSRLKLFPRFARYSSENSTIATKKYLELAEENNLTLAQMSLAFVNQRPFVTSNIIGATNLEQLKENIKSIEVNLSDSILEKINQIHSVIPNPAP